Within Psychrobacter sp. AH5, the genomic segment GGCAGATTATCGAAGAAGTGCCGGCTATGGAGATTGAGGTGTTTGTACACGGGGCGCTATGCATGGCTTACTCTGGGCGCTGCCTGTTGTCCGGCTATATGAATAAGCGCGATGCTAATCAAGGCACTTGTACCAATGCTTGTCGCTGGAATTATAATACTTATCAAGCGACTGAAAACGAGGCAGGCGATATCGTGCCTATCACTCAAACACAAAAACAACTATCAGAAAACGCGCCTAGCCAGCCTCAACAGTTCGATCCACTAGCAATTACTATTAATAATGCTGCAAACCAAGACAGTTTAATGGCGGATGACCAAATTCAGCAGCCCAGTGATGAGGTGGTACTACTTGAAGAACAAAATCGTCCTGGCGAGCTGATGGCGATGTATGAAGATGAGCACGGCACGTATATCATGAACTCAAAAGATCTACGCGCGGTAGAGCTAGTCCCAGATTTGCTTAATAAAGGAGTGCATTCGCTCAAGATTGAGGGCCGGACTAAATCGCATTATTATGTTGCGCGTACGGCGCAAGTTTATCGGCAAGCAATGGATGATGCATTAGCTGATAAGCCCTTTGATAATACGCTAATCAGTGCGCTCGATGGACTTGCAAATCGCGGTTATACCGAAGGGTTTTTGCGTCGTCACGTGCACAGCAGCTATCAAAACTATGAGTATGGCGCTTCAAAAACTGATCAGCAGCAGTTTGTCGCTGAGGTGACAGCGGTGACGGCTGATAAGCTAACTTTGCAGATCAAAAATAAGCTTGAGGTCGGTGATACTATCGAGGTAATGACACCAAACGGTAATTTGACTTATACCCTTGAGCAGATGTGGGATAAAAAAGGCAGTGCTATTGAGGCGGCGCTAGGCTCTGGCTGGATCGCACAAATTAATAATCCGTTCAAAAATATCGATAATGACACGCTACAATTTGCGCTAGTTATGAAAAATGTCAAGCAGCCTATTTTTACGTAAACTATTTGTCTTTAGGAGCGAATTACTATGGCCTTGATGATTACTCAAGACTGCATCAACTGCGATATCTGTGAGCCTGAGTGCCCTAATGATGCTATTAGTTACGATCAAAAAGGGCAAAAAACTTATGTCATTGATGCTGATCTATGCACTGAATGCGTAGGGTTTTATGAGGAGCCTACTTGCGATAAAGTCTGCCCGATTGATTGTATTATCGCTGATGATAGCCGTGTTGAGAGTACACAGGAGCTTGAGCTTAAGTATCATAAGATCTGGGGCTAGCTATAGTTAGTGCTAAATAAAAAGAGTACAGAAATTATAATGGCTTGACTACAACTACTATAGTAGCTTTGCCATAGCAAGGTTACTATAGAGCTTAACTTATCAGCTACTTTGTTCCATGTTTAACTGGCGTGCCTTGAGTTAGGAACGAAAAAGCTTTATTACTAAAATTACCGATCATCACCGCTTCAATAACGGGCGTCACTGTTTCATCCACTCCTTCCACTTCGATGATAAAATTAGCGCCAGAGCCGCCTTTATCTTCCTCTTTTTCGACAATATAATTGAGCGTCCCCATTGCGGGTAGCTCGATAGGTTTGCTCAAGTAAGATTTTACAAAAGCACCTTTGGTATCGTAATAATCGATTTTATTAATATAAAGCGACTTTTCTAAAGTAGTATTGCGCACACTTAGTGTCGCTGATAACAGCACTTTACGATTGTCTCTATCGGTATAAATATCCGAGTAGATTGGCACATAAAAGGTCTGCTTATACTTGAATTGACTGCGATCGACCTCTGAGGTCATCTCCAACTCTTTTATCGGATCTTTTTGATCTTCTGAGAGCATGACATTAGGATTTTGAGTCTGCTCACAGCCTGATAGTAATGATGAAAAGGATATACTCGCAATCAACAGTGCGGAAAAAAGACGCTTATTCATAACTCTCTCCTTTTTATGGATAGCTATTTAACTTTTACTCCAACACTGCGCAGGAACTCGTTGATGTGTTGGTTATCGCCGTAGATGATTAGTACGTCCTTATCTTGTAGCACTTGCTCAGGAGCCGCTAGACCTTTAATACTAGGCTTGCGCTGGGTGCGACCGAAGCTATCTTCATAATACTCATAGCGCATAGTACTAAGCAATCGAATATTGAATTTTCGCTCTAATTGTAGCGCTTCGACAGTTTTACCAATCAAAATACCTGGAATGCTAATCTCGACCATACTGAAATGATCGCTTAGCTCAAACGAGTCGACGAAGTAGCGCAGCGATAGTCTTTTTGCCCAACGCGTAGCGGCTTCTTTTTCAGGATGAATAAGGTCGTCAACACCAATGGCTTGTAGTACCTTTTCATGTAAAGGATTAATACTGCGACTGATAAGGCGACGTGCCTTTAGAGTCTTAAACAGCGCGGTCGCCATTACATTGGCGCCTTGATCCTCACCGATAGCGACAATGACGATATCAGTATCGCTAATGGGCAAGCCACTGACCGTGTATTCATCAGTGGCGTCCATACATATCGTGCTTGAGATGACTTCTTTGTAACCCTCTACTTTTTGCATACTACTATCGATAGCGATGACTTCATGGCCTTGACTGGTCAGCGCCATTCCTAAGGAGGAACCAAAATTTCCTAATCCAGCGATAATATATTTCATAGTTTTTCCTTTGATACCTTTTATAAAACCCAAAAATCTTAACGCTTAGTTAATAGTAATCTCTTCGGTCGGATAACGATAATTACGCTGATGACGGTTTTTGAGTAAAGCAATAAACAACGTGAGCATCCCGACCCGTCCTACGAACATAATTACTGACACTACCAGTTTGCTAAAGTCAGATAAGTCTGCGGTCAAATTTAAACTTAACCCAACTGTGCTATATGCTGAGAAGCACTCAAAGACTACTTTTATCAAATCAAGCTCTGGCTGATCATAGCTGATTAGCGTTACTCCAGTACCAATGACCAATAACGATAACCACATGATTGCAAAGGCCCGGCGAATGGAGATTTCAGCAATTTGACGTTTGAACACTTCGACAGTGGTCTGACCACGCGCTAGACTCAAAGTGTTGAGTAATGCGATAGCAAAGGTGCTGGTTTTGATACCGCCACCAGTAGAGTTTGGAGAAGCACCAATCCACATCAAAAATATAGTCAGCATAATCGTCGGAAAAGCTATCGCGCCCATATCGACACTGTTAAAACCAGCAGTACGCGGGGTGGCGGCAGTGAAGAAGCCCGTGACTAGTTTGCCAAAAAAGCTCTCGTGATCGGCCAATACATTATTGTATTCAAATATCATGACACCAATTAGACCTATTACTAGCAGTGCAGCGGTAGTAATCAAGGTGATACGACTATTGATATTGAGCAGCCAAGGGCGATATTCGTAGCGCTGATCCTTACGATAAAGCAGCTGCTGAGTACGGTAGCTTAAATAACGTAATACGTTAACTACGATGACAAAGCCCATACCACCGAAGATAAAGGTAGTGGCAATGATCAGCTGTAGCGGATAATCAAAACGTAACGCGTCATCGTACATCCCCGAGCTAAAAGTCGAGAATCCAGCATTACAAAAGGCCGAAATAGCATGAAACACTGAGAAGAATAGCTGCTCAGAGAAGTCCATATTCGGTAGATCATAAATGCACAGGTAGATTAGCACTGCAGCTACCGCTTCAACGCCAAAGGTCACATAGAGAATGGACTTGAGCGTAGTAACCACATCGCCCATGCCACGCATATAGGACATCTCACTAATGCTCGCTTGAGTCTCGTAACTGACGCCACCTTTGAAGAAATAGCTAAAATAAGTCACAAACGTCAAAATACCTAAGCCACCGATCTGAATCAAGCCTAAAATAATAACTTGCCCAAAAGTGGTGTAATGAGTGGCGGTGTCGACCACTATCAAACCAGTCACGCAAACCGCGCTAGTGGCGGTAAATAATGAATCGACGAAGGTTAACGGCTGGGTAGTAGCATTAGGCATCATCAGTAGTAATGCCCCAATCAAAACGACCGATAAAAAGCTCAATAGGAAGAATTGTGCCGGATTGAGAAAGGCGCGATTAAGATTGAAATCATGATCGGAGAGTTCACGAATAAAGGTCACTAACACTGCGATCTTAATCGCTACAAAGCCGTCAACCGTGGCTGCCATGTCTAAGCGTACCAAATCGGTAAAATGTGCGAACAACAAAATGATAATCGCAATACTGGTTAGTAAGTCAAAGACCGTGACTTTATTGATAGTTAACGGCTTTTTACTATAGAGATAACGTCCTGCAGTGACTACGAAGCCCAAGAAAATAATCAGTAAATAAAAGATATGGAAAACATGCTGCAGCCAAGGAGCTAAATTAAAGCCACTGTCTACTAACGCTACAGCTACGCCGATAAGGCTAACCAAAATAGTGAAATTATTTAATAATCGATAGCGTTTGGCAGCGTGCATAGCTCTAACCTATGAGAGAAATAACCTCGGTATTTATACTCCTTTTTTTGACTATTAACAAAACATGGTTGAAGATAATCGTAACTAATTATTAAGGATTTATTAAGGTTAGCTGAATGAATATTTTGAAAATAGTTAAGTGTTAGCTTATGTTCTGAAATACTTAATAATAAAAAATGCGCTATAGTCAAGGAAGGACAACAGCTATAGCGAAGCTCAAACAGTATTAGCAAATAAAATAGCACTAATAAAAATAATAACAGGCTACTTCTATGTTTTTAGATATCGTACTGACTATTCACTTTATACTACTATTATTTATCTCAGTAAGGGTGCTGGCACGTCACGACTTGACCGCTCCTGCACGACTCGCTTGGATAGTCGTGTTATTTGTATTGCCTTATATCGGCGTAGTGGTTTATTGGCTATTTGGCGAGATCCATTTGGGCCGCGAGTTTGTCGATAAGCATAAAAAAAACATGACCAAATTACACCGTACTAATCCTGAAGTGCTGGGCGACGAGGCAGACTTACTACGAGCGGTTGATCCGCATTATCAGATGGCCTTTGCATATTCAGCAGCAGCGACAGGTTTTCATACTACGTTAAATAATAGCGCCGAGCTAATGGCAGATGCCGCGCAGACCCAGGAGCGTATGATCGCTGACTTTGATGCTGCTACTGATCATATTCATGTGCTTTATTATATTTGGCTTATCGATAGCATGGGTATAGATACCGCGCAGGCGCTTATACGTGCCGCAAAGCGTGGGGTGAGCTGCCGAGCGATGGTCGATGGCATGGGCTCACGCAAAATGGTGAACTCCAAAATATGGCGGGAGATGAAGGAAGCTGGCGTACAGGTCAGCGTAGCACTACCGATCAAAAACATTATCAAAGTACTGCTCTTTAGCCGTATTGACTTGCGTAATCACCGCAAAATCACCGTAATCGATGGCAAAATCAGCTATAACGGCAGTCGTAACTGCGCTGATCCTGAGTTTCGTACTAAACCAAAATTTGCCCCTTGGGTCGATATTATGGTGCGCTTTGAGGGACCTATAGTGGCTCAAAATCAGATGCTGTTCGCAAGCGACTGGCTCATCAAAAACCCTCAAACCCCTATCGATAGCTTTCCTTATCATACTGAGGCAAATAGCAAGCCGCCAACTTTATCTAATAATAATCAACCTGCTACTGGCGTAGCAGCACAAGTATTTGCCGATGGGCCCTCTCAGCGCCGCGGTACTACGCCGCAGTTTTTGACCACTTTAATTGGGCAGACTAAGCATACCTTGACTATCTCCACCCCTTATTTTGTGCCCGATTACTCTTTAGTCAGCGCTTTGTGCGCCGCCGCTTATCGCGGAGTAAACGTGACGATGATATTCCCCAAACACAACGACTCGCTAATCGTAGGAGCAACGTCGCGCAGTTATTATTGGGAATTGTTAGAAGCTGGAGTAAAGATTTATGAGTATAAACCGGGTCTCTTACATGCCAAAACTTTGACTATTGATGGCGAGATAGGCTTAATCGGCTCAACCAATTTGGACTTACGTAGCTTTGATCTAAACTATGAAAACAATGTCATCTTTAGCGATAAACCATTGACTACGGCTATCATAGAGCGCCAACAGCAGTATCTGAGCGATTCAGATAAAGTCAGCCGTGAGCAGGTAGAAGAATGGCCGTTATATTATAGAATTTGGAATAATATCATCGCGACTATGGGGCCGGTTTTATAGTGCTTTTTTTTGCAAGACATAAAGCACAAATTTGGCTGTAGTCACCAAAGGATGCTCTTTAGCCATTGCTAATAGGGCTTGTCGTTTCTCTGGCTGCGCGCGATAAGCATAAGGCGTCATCGTCAATAAATCAGCTAAAGCTGCTGATGACAGACTCAGCTCAGCTCTAACTTGACGAGTCTCTATTAGCTCAAAAAATGGCTCAAGCTCAGTCAAAAACTTGTCTGAGTTATGCTCGCGTACTTCAGCAAATAATGCCGCGCGTACTTCAGCCAAATGACCTACATCAGGCTTAGCAATCACTAAATAACCTTTATCCTCTAAGACGCTGGCAAACGCATCAGGCAATATCGGACTAAAAATACTACTAATACCTGCCATACTATTGGCTGATAAGGGCAGATGTGCAGCGCTAGTCACTAGCGGATAGATTACCGTCTTATTATTAGCATTAAGCCATAGATTTTTGGTTAGCTTGCTAGCTTTAGCTACGGCTAATACCGCAGGCTTACTAATGTCAGCGGCAATTAAAGTATCAAACCTTTTTATCTGAGCGATAGCTTGAGTGTAGTAGCCTTCGCCGCAGCCTATATCTAACCAATTGATCGAACTTTTAGCTTGTTCGCTATTTATCTGAGCTGGTTTAGTCGATAATAACTGGTCTAGTTGCTGAGAGATCAAAGTCTGTAATGGCTGATAATAACCTGCTTGCAAAAAACGTTGACGCGCCGCAATCGATTCTAAGCTATCACCCGGCTGCTTAGACTTTTTTTGTTGCACGGGTAACAGATTGACATAGCCTTGCCGCGCCACATCAAAGCCGTGGGAGATATTTTTAGGATTTAAGCTGCCGTCACAGTGCCAATTAGTAACAGCTGGCAGTAATGGGGATTGGCAAATAGGGCAAGTAAACAGCGACACAGACATCTTAACATCCTCTAGATTTGCTTAGCATTTTAGCACTCGCATCTTAGCAAAAAACCGCATTGATAAGCGATAAAAAAAGCCACTCTGCATATTATCAAAGTGGCTTATCAACTTTATTAACAACTACAGGTATTATTTAAGGTCTCAACTAACGCAGTTTTAGTGTCATCAGGCCCAGCACTACTAAAACGATAGCAATAATCCAAAACCTTGCCACCACTTGCGTCTCTTTCCAGCCAATCTCTTCAAAGTGATGGTGTAGCGGTGCCATCCGAAAGATACGTTTTTTTCGCAGCTTATAAGAGCCCACTTGTAATATCACTGATACCGCTTCGGCGACAAACAAGCCGCCCATAATAGCAAAGGCAATCTCTTGACGGGTCATGACCGCAATAGTACCGAGCATCGCGCCCAGGGCTAATGCGCCCACATCGCCCATAAACACTTGCGCGGGGTGAGCATTGAACCACAAAAAGCCAAGCCCGGCCCCTACCATAGCGCCGCAGACAATAATAACCTCAGAATTATAGGCAATATAAGGTACGTGTAGATACTCTGAAAATCTTACGTCACCTGAGACATAAGCCATCGCCCCAAGACCAGCGGCCACCAATACCACCGGCAATATCGCCAAACCATCTAAACCATCGGTCAAGTTCACCGCATTTGAAGCGCCATTAATGACAAAGTAGGTAAAGATGATAAAAGCAATGCCAAAGGGCACCGCTGAGAAAGGAATCGCCCAGTTCTTGAAGATAGGCAATAATAAATCCTGCATCATACGCGTGGTAGCTATATCAGGCTGCAAGGTCGAAATATAATATAAGGAGACACCGACGAAAATAGCGCCTACCGAGAGCCAAAAGTATTTTTTGCGAGCAATAAGTCCTGTTGGGTTTTTATACTTAATTTTTAGCCAATCATCGGCCCAACCTACCGCGCCAAAGATAACCATCACTACTAATAATATCCAAACATAAGGATTATTTAGTCGTGCCCATAATAGCGTTGCCACGCCAATTGCGGTAAGAATAAGTACCCCGCCCATCGTTGGCGTACCTGTCTTAATCAGATGCGACTGCGGGCCATCATTACGAATAGCCTGCCCATATCTAAGGGTACGCAAGTGGTTAATCACTCGCTTGCCAAGTAGCAAACTAAAACCTAAAGCGGTAATAACTGCGAGGAGCGCACGCAGTGTCAAGGAAGATACCGCAGAAAACGGTGAGTAATACTGGCTAAGCCATTCAAACAACCAAACTAACACCGCCTACTCCTCGATTAGCGCATTAATGAGCGTTTCCATTTCCATAAAACGGGAACCTTTAAATAGCACAGTACAAGGCTGTGCTTGCTGCGCCTGTAGATACTGCTGCAAATACTGTAGTAAACTGTCTTTATCATCAAAAGCATGAGCGCTAATACCGCCAATCTCCTCAGCGCCTGCCACCGTGTACTGCGCGTACTCGCCAACACAAAGTAGCACATTGATACCGGTCGCGGCGATAGTACGGCCTAAGCCTTGATGCTCGCTAACTGCAGCGTCGCCCAATTCACTAATGTCACCGAGTACCATGACTTGGGTACCCGTCTGCGCCGCTAGTACTTTGGCAGCGGCGCGTACCGCATGAGGATTAGCATTGTAAGTATCATCAATCAGTCGATGATTGCCTAATAGCTGGCTATTGAGGCGACCTTTAGCCGGACGCGCGTTCTCAAGTCCAGTGACAATATCTTCAATGTCGATATCTAATGCATAAGCACAAGCGGCAGCGGCAAGAGCATTATTAACATTATGCTCACCCGCTAGCGGTAGGCAGATATCTTGTACCTTATTACCGATATGCAGTTTAAATTCGCTGCGCTCAGGCTCGACATCTAGGTGGCTTGCACTCACATCAGTATTACCAAAGCCAATCACCTTAGCCGTATTTTTCTCAGCGGTGCGCCGTAGCTGATTGGTAAAGTCGTCTTTATCCGGCACAATGGCAAATTGATTATCGCTTAGCGTATGATAAATCTCCGCCTTAGTCTGGCAAATGCCCTCACGGCTACCAAATTCGCCTAAATGCGCAGTACCAATATTGAGAATACAAGCGACATCAGGACGTACCAGCTCAGTGGTATAAGCAATCTCGCCGATATGATTAGCGCCTAGCTCCATAACGGCATAACGGTGATGATCGGAGAGCTCTAATAGCATCATTGGCACGCCCAAATCATTGTTGAGATTGCCGCGAGTAATCAAGGTTGGTGCAAGGCGACCAAAGATACTGCCGAGCATCTCTTTACAAGTGGTTTTGCCACTAGAGCCGGTAATAGCAATCACCGTCAAATTTGGATGCTGCTGACGACGATAAGCGCCCAACTGCCCTAATGCCAACCGGGTATCCTCGACTACTAACTGCGCCATACTGGTTGAGATAGGACGCGACACAATCGCTGCGATAGCGCCTTTAGAGGCGGCGATATTAATATAGTCATGACCATCAAAATTGTCGCCACTCAGAGCCAAAAAGATATCGCCTGCTTGAATAGTGCGAGTATCGGTAGTGATACGATTGCTCGTCAGCGTCGGCGCTGTGTCAGTCTCAGCCTGCGGCATTTGCCAACGACCACCAAGCGTTGCCGTCGCGGTTAGCAAATTTTCAGCTTGCCAGACATAAAGTCCCTGCGACTGAATGGTGTTGTGGTTGTCCACGGTCATAGTCGATACCTTTTTTATTAGCTCATTGTTGTGTTGCTGTGTTTTTTTATTATCAATTGCCAAACGCTTATGCGCGGCCTGCATCCGTTAGCGCCTGCTGCAAGATGACACTGTCGTCAAAATCGTAACGTACGCCGTTGATCTCTTGGTAAGTCTCGTGGCCTTTGCCTGCGATAACGACGATATCATCAGCACTGGCATTATTGACCGCATATGCTATCGCTTTTTGCCGGGCAGACTCAATATGAGTACGCTGATATTGCTCGTCACTCATGCCGACTTGCATATCTTCTAAGATGGCATTTGGGTCTTCAGTACGCGGATTATCAGCGGTCAATACCACTTGATCAGCTCCACCAAGCCCCGCTTGCGCCATGAGTGGACGTTTGCCGGCATCGCGATCGCCGCCGCAGCCAAATACTGCCCAAAGCTTACCGTCACAATGTGTTCTAAGACTGGCTAATACTTGGCTTAATGCGTCAGGAGTATGCGCATAATCGACAATAAAGCAGCCCTCCTTTGAGGGTACACGCTGCATACGTCCAACTGCGCCTTGTAGCTTAGGAACTAGCTTACTCATCTGTGTCATATCGATACCAAGCGCTACTGCTGCTGCGATAGCGGCTAATAGGTTGGCGACATTAAAGCGGCCTAATAGCGGGCTAATAATATCGATGTCGCCAAACTCACTGTGCAAAGCAATCTTTACCCCTTGCAAGCTTGGCTGAATATCAACGGCCCTAAAAGTCGCTGATTTTGACGAGTCTAAACTATACGTCCAAACCGTCAAGCCACTTGCTTGCGCGGTATCTAGCATCGTTTGAGCATAGTTTTCATCATGAGCATCATCGATATTGATAATGGCATGAGTAAGACTTGGAAAATGCTGGCTATCAAAGAGTCGGGCTTTGGCAGCGACATACTCGTTCATATCGGCATGATAATCTAAGTGATCGCGTGATAAATTGGTATAAATCGCCACTTTAATCGGCACCCCTTGTAGACGCTGCTGATCAAGACCATGAGAGCTGGCCTCTAACGCCAATAAGTCGACGTTTTGCGCGCCCATTTGCTGCAAAAACTGCTGTACCGCTAAAGCATCGCCAGTGGTGTGACTAGCTTGTACCAAGTTATCAAGCTTGCCATTACCCGCGGTACCCATGACCGCGCTACTCATACCTGCCAGCTGCGCTAATTGTGCTACCAGTTGACTGATAGTGGTTTTGCCATTGGTACCGGTCACTGCTACTACCGTTGGCAACTGAACTGGCTGCTGATATTGCAGACGCGCTTGTACCAAATCACCCAAAAAGTCGCGAATATTTGGGGCGTAGATAACCGGACAAGGCAAATCAGATAATGGCGATTCAGCACTCAAGTCGTTATCGTCGAGTTGAATGTTTGCGTTAGGCGGTACATTGGCTTTAGCAAATAGCGCGGTAGGATCAATCTCAGATAAGATAAAAGCCGCCTTCTGAGCGGCTTGCTGCAGATAATGGCGGCTTTGTTGACAGTTCGGCTTTTGGCTCTTGAGCAGGATAAAGACGTCATTTTTTGCCACTTGACGGCTATCTAAGCGTAACTGATTAAAGCCAATAGTCAGCACTGAGCATAGAGTATTAACTGCGCCTAACATCTTTAAATCATCTAACTCATTAAGGCTTACGGATAGGCGCTGTTGTCTGTCAAAAGCGTGACTCTCTTGAGCCTCTGCTGCGTCCATAAGCTGCTGCAAAGTCACGGTATTAGTCTGATTAGCGTCAGTCATAAAAAATCCTAGAGCAAGAATAAATGAAATAAAAATAAGGCCAGTTGCTATGACGGCTCTTTTGTCTGCAACGGTTTATCAAGCGGCACATTATACAGGCGTAATGCCTCTTTCATGACATTATGAAAGACTGGCGCGGCCGTTAGACCAGCATAATGCAGACCGCGCGGATCCTCTAGCAAGATAACACCGACTAGCCGCGGATTAGATACCGGTGCCATACCAGCAAAAACGTTACGATACTGATCACTA encodes:
- a CDS encoding UDP-N-acetylmuramoyl-L-alanyl-D-glutamate--2,6-diaminopimelate ligase, yielding MLGAVNTLCSVLTIGFNQLRLDSRQVAKNDVFILLKSQKPNCQQSRHYLQQAAQKAAFILSEIDPTALFAKANVPPNANIQLDDNDLSAESPLSDLPCPVIYAPNIRDFLGDLVQARLQYQQPVQLPTVVAVTGTNGKTTISQLVAQLAQLAGMSSAVMGTAGNGKLDNLVQASHTTGDALAVQQFLQQMGAQNVDLLALEASSHGLDQQRLQGVPIKVAIYTNLSRDHLDYHADMNEYVAAKARLFDSQHFPSLTHAIINIDDAHDENYAQTMLDTAQASGLTVWTYSLDSSKSATFRAVDIQPSLQGVKIALHSEFGDIDIISPLLGRFNVANLLAAIAAAVALGIDMTQMSKLVPKLQGAVGRMQRVPSKEGCFIVDYAHTPDALSQVLASLRTHCDGKLWAVFGCGGDRDAGKRPLMAQAGLGGADQVVLTADNPRTEDPNAILEDMQVGMSDEQYQRTHIESARQKAIAYAVNNASADDIVVIAGKGHETYQEINGVRYDFDDSVILQQALTDAGRA